One genomic window of Cellulophaga sp. Hel_I_12 includes the following:
- a CDS encoding ribonuclease HII translates to MLKKTFFNATEIGTDEAGRGCLAGPVTAAAIVLPENFEYTLINDSKLLSHHKRVFLKPILEASALNFGVAHIWNEEIDKMNILNASILAMHKAIDQLKTSSKFIIVDGNRFKPYKDFIHECIIKGDSKFLRIAAASILAKTHRDEVMNHLHVEFPMYNWKQNKGYPTKEHRDAIRKYGITKYHRKSFRLVPEQLTLNLTDLKPK, encoded by the coding sequence ATGCTCAAAAAAACATTTTTCAATGCTACCGAAATAGGCACAGACGAAGCCGGACGTGGATGCCTCGCTGGACCGGTAACTGCCGCTGCAATAGTATTACCCGAAAATTTTGAGTATACCTTAATTAATGATTCTAAACTACTTTCACATCATAAGAGAGTTTTTTTAAAACCAATACTGGAAGCTTCGGCTTTAAATTTTGGCGTAGCACATATATGGAATGAGGAAATAGACAAGATGAATATATTGAATGCATCGATACTCGCCATGCATAAGGCTATTGATCAATTAAAAACAAGTTCAAAATTTATTATTGTCGATGGCAATAGGTTTAAACCCTATAAAGATTTTATTCATGAATGTATTATAAAAGGAGACAGCAAATTCTTGCGCATTGCCGCTGCATCTATTTTAGCAAAAACCCATAGAGATGAAGTCATGAATCATCTGCATGTAGAATTCCCTATGTATAACTGGAAACAAAATAAAGGATACCCCACTAAAGAACATAGAGATGCTATACGGAAATACGGTATTACTAAATACCACAGAAAGAGCTTTAGACTAGTACCAGAACAATTAACGCTTAACCTAACAGATTTGAAGCCTAAATAG